TTAACAAGCTGGCGGAAAAAACTCTAACCACCAAAGGTGAACTAACAGGGCTTATTGATCGTTTAGAGAAAAAAGGGTTAGTACAACGGAAAGTGCCACCAGAAGACAGGCGCAGCTTTCTTGCCGTGCTGACACCAGCAGGTGAACGAGTTTTTGAAGAAACCTTCCCAGCGCACATTGCCTATCTCAAGCAGCGGTTTGAAAAATTGGACGAGCAGGAGTTAGAGCAGCTCCAAGTGGCATTAGAAAAGGTTAAGAACTTGTTCTAAATTGTATGCTCTAAAATTTTAACTCCTGACCCCTGACCCCTGTTCAAAAGCTTGCCGCTTTAAGATCACCATATTGCTACCTACCACCGGACTGCGAGCCAGCAGCATCCCTTGAGAATCAGTAATTTCTAGGCGGCTGAAGTCTAATTCCTGAGAACGCTCTAACATCCGAGCTGCTAACTTTTCCTGCTGCGATTGTTGGAGATTGTACCAATCGTTACCGACTTTGATCGTTAAACGGCTAGCCTCGAAGTCAACTTGAATTGACTGAATCAGCCCATCGGCGTAGCGATCAGTAATTTCAGCCACTTGATCTTCAATCGACGCAATCAGATTCTGCTCTGGTGTCAATTCTACAGTCGGCGTGGGAGACGGCACTGGCTCTGGCGACGGTATTACCTCGACAGGTTGCGGTTCTGCAGGTGCTGTTAAGTCCGGTGGAGTAGTGATGATTGGAGTCGGCACTGGCTCAGAG
This window of the Chroococcidiopsis sp. CCMEE 29 genome carries:
- a CDS encoding MarR family transcriptional regulator, which produces MPVVRELVRAYQAFKSYDDAHIRQLGLTSSQFDVIATLGNTPGMTFNKLAEKTLTTKGELTGLIDRLEKKGLVQRKVPPEDRRSFLAVLTPAGERVFEETFPAHIAYLKQRFEKLDEQELEQLQVALEKVKNLF